A genomic window from Populus alba chromosome 19, ASM523922v2, whole genome shotgun sequence includes:
- the LOC118056977 gene encoding uncharacterized protein, whose protein sequence is MVRSTDPFWNDVEDMSNGGMKCKFCGHLFSQNTSISRIKWHLSGVKRHGVKICENVPEEVQDAARAAIDGPPEKRNKYEAGSSNNEAALSPGELACWIHDITDKEIELMLGRSSPEELLHDALETVPRTEMVQHLERGSSHERTSINQAGEPQGDSSEPADLLCPRLGRCYDQLCSTVNNDVMKNEVQNMVTVRTARDSLAGDAGRIPVGVQGTEQGEGEDRICSHFEAENGMGNTGEEGSIQHVDRSFSLGRHTVDAHENRGEATQGIDVVNQSAGFSMEEEEEDVEDNRGRLVQTVAGASSSRGLKYNTSGSRGDPIPLSSTKLVGRAFEENKNVIWSLLMDDKFSTIAIYGMGGVGKTTMLQHIHNELLERRDISCRVYWVTVSRDCSINRLQNLVATCLGLNLSGEDDNLRRAVKLSKELDAS, encoded by the exons atGGTTCGATCAACCGATCCATTCTGGAATGATGTTGAAGATATGAGTAATGGTGGCATGAAGTGTAAATTTTGTGGGCATTTATTTTCCCAGAATACTTCCATTTcgaggatcaaatggcatttgTCAGGAGTGAAAAGGCATGGTGTTAAAATATGTGAGAACGTTCCTGAAGAAGTTCAAGATGCAGCCCGTGCAGCTATTGATGGCCctccagaaaaaagaaataaatatgaagCAGGATCTAGCAATAATGAAGCAGCTCTTTCCCCTGGAGAGCTTGCATGTTGGATTCATGACATCACTGATAAAGAGATCGAGCTTATGTTGGGACGTAGTTCTCCTGAAGAGCTTCTGCATGATGCATTGGAGACTGTACCGAGAACAGAAATGGTGCAGCATCTGGAGAGAGGTAGCTCTCATGAGAGGACATCAATTAATCAAGCTGGTGAGCCTCAAGGAGATTCATCCGAACCAGCAGATCTATTGTGTCCTCGCCTTGGAAGATGTTATGATCAACTCTGTTCAACAGTAAACAATGATGTCATGAAGAATGAAGTGCAGAACATGGTTACAGTGAGGACAGCACGTGACAGTTTGGCAGGGGATGCTGGAAGGATACCAGTGGGAGTTCAGGGCACGGAACAAGGTGAGGGGGAAGACAGAATTTGTTCACATTTTGAAGCGGAAAATGGCATGGGAAACACTGGTGAAGAAGGATCTATTCAGCATGTTGACAGGAGTTTCTCTCTTGGGAGACACACAGTTGATGCACATGAGAATAGAGGAGAAGCAACACAAGGAATTGATGTAGTGAATCAATCAGCTGGTTTTtcaatggaggaggaggaggaggatgtggAGGACAATAGAGGAAGGTTGGTGCAGACTGTCGCAGGAGCTAGCTCTTCTAGAGGCCTTAAATACAACACAAGTGGGAGTAGAGGAGATCCAATTCCTCTTAGCTCTACAAAGTTAGTGGGTCGAGCATTTGAAGAGAATAAGAATGTGATATGGTCTCTGTTAATGGATGATAAATTCTCAACCATTGCCATTTATGGAATGGGGGGAGTTGGTAAAACGACAATGCTACAACATATTCATAACGAGCTTCTAGAAAGAAGAGACATTTCTTGTCGTGTTTACTGGGTGACCGTGTCTCGAGATTGCAGCATTAATAGATTGCAGAATCTTGTTGCTACATGCCTTGGTTTAAATCTTTCAGGAGAAGATGATAATCTGCGTAGAGCTGTCAAATTGTCAAAAGAACta GATGCAAGTTGA
- the LOC140955187 gene encoding disease resistance protein At4g27190-like → MYSQHKIKLKPLCEGEAWTLFMEKLGDDKALSPEVEQIAVDVARECAGLPLGIIIVARSLRGVDGLHEWRNTLNKLRESKFKDMEDEVFRLLRFSYDQLDDLALQHCLLYCALFPEDHKIERDELINYLIDEGIMKRMRSSQATFDEGHTILNKLENVCLLESAKMYGGSRCVKMHDLIRDMAIQIQQENSQVMVKAGVQLKELPDAEEWTNNLVRVSLMRNQIEEIPSNHSPRCPNLSTLFHCENARLQFIPDSFFMELHGLKVLNLSYTGIKKLPDSISDLVTLTALLLCGCLKLRDVPSLRKLRALKRLDLLNTKLRKMPQGIECLSNLEYLRLHLIGEKEFSSGILPKLLHLQVFVSSAQIMVKGKEVGCLRKLETLECHFEGHSDFVEFLRYQTKSLSKYKIFVGLLDVDVPYLSMWRFCSRRKTIVLSNLSIDGDRDFQVMFPNDIQELSIIKCTDATTLFDISSVIMYATKLEKLEIRKCSNMESLVLSSRFCSAPLPLPSSNGIFSGLKEFYFCKCKNMKKLLPLVLLLNLKNLEHLEVGECEKMEEIIGTTDEEISSSSSNPITEFILPKLRILRLIYLPELKSICGARVICDSLEEIEVDTCEKLKRIPICLPLLENGQPSPPPSLRRIEIHPKEWWERVVEWEHPNAKDVLLSFVHFETVKMILNYR, encoded by the exons ATGTATAGccaacacaaaatcaaattgaagcCACTTTGTGAGGGGGAAGCTTGGACTTTGTTCATGGAGAAACTTGGAGATGACAAAGCACTTTCTCCTGAAGTTGAGCAAATTGCGGTAGATGTTGCAAGggaatgtgctggtttgccaTTGGGAATTATTATAGTGGCAAGAAGCTTAAGGGGAGTGGATGGCCTACATGAGTGGAGGAATACATTGAATAAATTGAGAGAATCAAAATTTAAGGACATGGAAGATGAGGTATTCCGGTTATTGAGGTTTAGTTATGATCAGTTAGATGATCTAGCACTACAACATTGTCTTTTATACTGTGCATTATTTCCTGAAgatcataaaattgaaagggatGAACTCATAAATTATTTGATCGATGAGGGaataatgaaaagaatgagGAGCAGTCAAGCAACATTTGACGAGGGCCACACAATACTCAATAAACTTGAAAATGTCTGCCTATTGGAAAGTGCTAAAATGTATGGTGGTAGTAGAtgtgtcaagatgcatgacttgattagggacaTGGCCATCCAAATACAGCAAGAGAACTCTCAAGTCATGGTTAAAGCAGGcgtgcaattaaaagaattgccGGATGCAGAGGAGTGGACAAATAATCTTGTGAGAGTTTCGCTAATGCGtaatcaaattgaagaaattcccTCGAATCATTCACCAAGGTGTCCCAATCTGTCAACTCTATTTCATTGTGAGAATGCAAGGTTGCAATTTATTCCAGATtcattttttatggagttaCATGGGCTCAAGGTACTCAATCTGTCTTACACAGGAATTAAAAAATTGCCTGACTCTATCTCCGATTTGGTGACTCTCACTGCATTATTGCTCTGTGGTTGTCTTAAATTAAGGGATGTACCATCATTAAGAAAGCTCCGGGCACTAAAGAGGTTAGATCTCTTGAATACTAAACTTAGAAAGATGCCACAAGGAATAGAATGTTTATCCAACCTCGAGTATCTTAGACTCCATTTAATTGGTGAAAAGGAATTTTCCAGTGGGATATTACCTAAACTCTTACACTTGCAAGTGTTTGTATCTAGTGCTCAGATAATGgttaaaggaaaggaagtagGATGCTTAAGGAAGTTGGAAACTTTGGAATGCCATTTTGAAGGTCACTCTGACTTTGTGGAGTTTCTTAGATATCAAACCAAATCACTAAGCAAATACAAAATCTTTGTAGGGCTTCTCGATGTTGACGTTCCTTATTTATCAATGTGGAGATTTTGCAGCAGAAGGAAAACCATTGTTTTGAGTAACTTGAGTATCGACGGAGATAGAGATTTTCAGGTCATGTTCCCAAATGACATTCAAGAACTGTCCATTATTAAGTGTACTGATGCAACAACTTTATTCGACATTTCATCGGTGATAATGTATGCAACTAAACTAGAGAAGCTCGAAATTCGGAAGTGCAGTaacatggagagcttggttttATCTTCTAGGTTCTGCTCTGCTCCACTTCCATTGCCATCTTCCAATGGTATATTTTCTGGTCTTAAAGAGTTTTATTTCTGTAAGTGTAAGAATATGAAGAAGTTGCTCCCTCTTGTCTTGCTGCTAAACCTCAAAAACTTGGAACATCTTGAAGTTGGAGAatgtgagaaaatggaggagataataggaacaacagatgaagaaatcagcagcagcagctccaATCCGATCACAGAATTCATACTCCCAAAGTTAAGAATTCTGAGATTGATATATTTACCAGAATTGAAAAGCATTTGTGGTGCAAGAGTGATTTGCGATTCtcttgaagaaattgaagtagACACATgtgagaagctgaagaggatTCCAATTTGTCTtccgttgcttgaaaatggccagccatctcctcccccttctcttaGAAGAATTGAGATACATCCAAAAGAATGGTGGGAGAGAGTGgtggagtgggagcatcctaaCGCAAAGGATGTCCTTCTATCCTTTGTACATTTTGAAACCGTGAAGATGATATTGAATTACAG GTAA